In Clostridium swellfunianum, a genomic segment contains:
- a CDS encoding branched-chain amino acid ABC transporter permease has protein sequence MGLDLFLQHLTNGISLGSLYALIAIGYTMVYGILRLINFAHGDILMMATYFAFYSMAIFALPWYLSFILAILLTALLGIFIEKAAYKPLRNAPKISIMISAIGVSFFLENLATVVFSGVPKKFPEPKFFTEVIHIGNVSLQRLTIVIPLATLVILFMLLYLVNKTKNGMAMRAVSKDYETASIMGVDVNKTISFTFGIGSVLAAVGAIMWGMKFPQIQPLMGVMPGLKCFIAAVIGGIGNITGAVIGGFILGIGEIMLVAFLPTLSGYRDAFAFILLILILLFKPTGIMGENISEKV, from the coding sequence ATGGGACTAGATCTATTTTTACAGCACCTGACTAACGGAATTTCGCTTGGAAGCCTCTATGCGCTAATAGCAATAGGTTATACCATGGTTTACGGAATATTAAGACTTATAAACTTTGCCCACGGAGATATTTTAATGATGGCAACTTATTTCGCTTTTTATTCAATGGCAATCTTTGCTCTACCGTGGTACTTGTCCTTTATTCTTGCTATATTGCTAACAGCGCTTCTTGGAATATTTATTGAAAAAGCAGCGTACAAGCCACTTAGAAATGCACCTAAAATATCTATAATGATATCAGCAATAGGAGTATCTTTTTTTCTTGAAAATCTTGCTACGGTGGTTTTTAGTGGAGTACCAAAAAAGTTTCCTGAGCCTAAGTTTTTTACGGAGGTTATTCATATAGGAAACGTATCACTTCAAAGGCTGACTATAGTAATTCCTTTAGCAACCTTGGTGATTTTATTTATGCTATTGTACTTGGTAAACAAGACAAAAAATGGTATGGCTATGAGAGCTGTATCTAAGGACTATGAAACTGCAAGCATAATGGGGGTGGACGTTAATAAGACAATCTCGTTTACTTTTGGAATAGGGTCTGTCTTAGCTGCAGTAGGAGCTATTATGTGGGGAATGAAGTTTCCACAGATTCAGCCCTTAATGGGAGTTATGCCTGGGCTTAAATGTTTTATAGCTGCAGTTATTGGGGGAATTGGTAATATAACAGGAGCTGTTATTGGAGGCTTCATTCTAGGCATAGGAGAGATAATGCTTGTGGCTTTTCTTCCTACACTATCAGGCTATAGAGACGCTTTTGCTTTTATACTGCTTATACTGATACTTCTATTCAAACCTACAGGTAT
- a CDS encoding ABC transporter substrate-binding protein: protein MKKKLPILLSLLMVTSVGLGGCKKAENNSKSGGSDVIKIGVFEPMTGANAAGGALEIEGIKLANKLYPNVLGKKVELVIVDNKSDKTEAANAVQRLVDKDKVTAVIGSWGSGYSMAAGPIIKDAKIPTVGTSCTNPLVTKGNDYYFRVCFIDPFQGTVMANYAFSKLNAKKVAIVQEVNNDYAVGLAKYFTDSFKKLTGNDKSIVSVSNYNTGDQDFTAQLTNIKAQNPDAIFAPGNFTESALVIKQARQLGITAPFIGGDTWETPAFIETGIQAVEGATFSTFFATEKPITKESEKFLAEYRKEYSGKEPAAVTALGYDAYLVLIQAIERLGNTNSVKLRDELAKTKDFQGAAGVINFDENRDAVKDAVIKEVKGGKFTFKDVIKPTK from the coding sequence ATGAAAAAGAAACTACCTATTCTATTATCGCTGCTTATGGTGACATCAGTGGGCTTGGGAGGTTGCAAGAAAGCAGAGAACAATTCAAAATCAGGAGGCTCTGACGTAATTAAGATCGGAGTATTTGAGCCTATGACAGGTGCTAATGCAGCTGGGGGAGCATTAGAGATTGAAGGTATTAAGCTTGCAAATAAGCTATATCCAAATGTTTTGGGAAAAAAGGTTGAGCTTGTTATCGTTGATAATAAATCAGATAAGACTGAAGCAGCTAATGCGGTGCAAAGACTTGTAGACAAAGATAAGGTAACAGCAGTAATTGGAAGCTGGGGGAGTGGATATTCAATGGCTGCAGGACCTATTATAAAGGATGCTAAGATTCCTACAGTAGGTACTTCATGCACAAATCCATTGGTTACAAAGGGAAACGATTATTACTTCAGAGTTTGCTTTATAGACCCATTTCAGGGAACTGTCATGGCTAACTATGCTTTCAGTAAGCTAAACGCTAAAAAGGTTGCTATAGTTCAAGAAGTTAACAACGACTATGCAGTAGGACTTGCTAAATACTTTACAGATTCATTTAAGAAGCTTACAGGCAATGATAAGTCCATAGTATCAGTATCAAACTACAATACTGGTGACCAGGATTTCACAGCTCAGCTCACAAATATAAAAGCTCAAAATCCAGATGCAATATTTGCTCCAGGTAACTTTACAGAGTCAGCTTTAGTTATCAAGCAAGCTAGGCAACTTGGAATAACTGCTCCATTTATAGGAGGAGATACTTGGGAAACTCCAGCCTTTATTGAGACTGGAATTCAGGCAGTAGAGGGAGCTACCTTCTCAACTTTCTTTGCAACTGAAAAACCAATAACAAAGGAATCTGAAAAGTTCCTAGCTGAGTACAGAAAAGAATACAGCGGCAAGGAACCAGCAGCAGTTACAGCTTTAGGATATGATGCATACCTAGTACTTATTCAGGCTATAGAGAGACTTGGAAATACAAATTCAGTTAAGCTTAGAGATGAACTTGCAAAAACAAAGGACTTCCAAGGTGCTGCAGGAGTTATAAATTTTGATGAAAACAGAGATGCTGTTAAGGATGCAGTAATTAAAGAAGTTAAAGGTGGAAAGTTCACATTTAAAGACGTTATTAAGCCTACAAAATAA
- a CDS encoding gamma-glutamylcyclotransferase family protein, producing the protein MKQAKLFVYGTLMKGFINFNKYLSKNTIRIEKAFVYGKLFHLIDKECPALIEGTDRVFGEVITITDDDKNSILNDIDELERYFKGDRRNIVYTRQGTKVYYEDGKTEILGAYILKDRRFLSINNSIYIPEGDWRVFLKKTVKQKASSY; encoded by the coding sequence ATGAAGCAGGCAAAACTTTTTGTATATGGCACTCTTATGAAAGGTTTTATTAACTTTAATAAGTATCTTTCAAAGAATACTATCAGAATAGAAAAAGCTTTTGTTTATGGAAAACTATTTCATTTAATAGATAAAGAGTGTCCAGCTTTAATTGAAGGAACTGATAGAGTATTTGGTGAGGTAATAACAATAACTGATGATGATAAAAATAGTATTTTAAATGATATAGATGAACTTGAAAGATATTTCAAGGGTGATAGGAGGAATATAGTTTATACAAGACAGGGGACAAAAGTGTATTACGAAGATGGAAAAACAGAAATACTTGGAGCATATATTTTAAAAGATAGGAGATTTTTAAGCATAAATAATTCCATCTATATACCTGAAGGAGATTGGAGAGTGTTTTTAAAAAAAACTGTAAAACAAAAGGCTAGCTCTTATTAA
- the pcp gene encoding pyroglutamyl-peptidase I encodes MRILVTGFDPFGGEKVNPAFEVIKRLRDSIEGAEIVKLQIPTAFYSSINKIIEKIDEVNPDVVLMVGQAGGRFDVTVERIGINVDDARIPDNENQQPVDKTIDSEGLPAHFATIPIKAIVQDIRAKNIPASISNTAGTYVCNHVMYGILNHIYKNELNMKAGFIHIPFLLEQVIAKPNTPAMSLETMVAAIEAAIAAVVKNDKDINVTGGTVC; translated from the coding sequence ATGAGGATTTTAGTTACAGGTTTTGATCCATTTGGAGGTGAAAAGGTAAACCCAGCTTTTGAGGTTATAAAAAGATTAAGAGACAGCATAGAAGGAGCTGAAATAGTTAAACTTCAAATACCAACTGCATTCTACAGTTCAATAAATAAGATAATAGAGAAGATAGATGAGGTTAATCCAGATGTAGTACTAATGGTTGGTCAAGCTGGCGGAAGATTCGATGTTACTGTTGAAAGGATAGGAATCAATGTTGACGATGCTAGGATACCAGATAATGAAAATCAGCAGCCTGTAGATAAGACTATAGATTCAGAAGGATTGCCAGCACACTTTGCTACAATTCCAATAAAAGCTATTGTACAAGATATAAGAGCTAAAAATATACCTGCAAGCATATCAAATACAGCAGGAACTTATGTATGTAACCATGTTATGTACGGAATTTTAAACCATATTTATAAAAACGAATTAAATATGAAGGCTGGTTTTATACACATACCATTTTTACTAGAGCAGGTTATTGCTAAGCCAAATACTCCGGCAATGTCCCTAGAAACAATGGTAGCAGCTATAGAGGCAGCTATAGCTGCTGTAGTTAAAAACGATAAGGATATTAACGTAACTGGAGGAACAGTTTGCTAA
- a CDS encoding DUF979 domain-containing protein, producing the protein MLKASLEEVLYILCGMVCFFSVFATLKDKKHPSRIPTAIFWAFLGVIFAFSKIGVLLGNPNIVISNRVIGYMVLVMTVLSAAKLVKFNTFSQSTEEFKKKAAERIGNKIFVPALTLAVVAFLVAQIWTKQLGSLVALGIAALIAAVVSLVITKGKPSEMAEDGRRLFEIVGPVSILPQLLAALGAVFTAAGVGTVISNGIKTVIPEGNLLMGVIAYCVGMAVFTMIMGNAFAAFAVITAGIGVPFVIAQGGNPIIVAALGLTAGFCGTLLTPMAANFNIVPTAILEIKDKRYGVIKYQAPVALTMLVIHIALMYLWAF; encoded by the coding sequence ATGTTAAAAGCATCTTTAGAAGAAGTTTTATATATACTATGCGGTATGGTTTGTTTCTTTTCAGTATTTGCAACCCTAAAGGATAAGAAGCATCCATCAAGAATACCAACAGCAATTTTTTGGGCTTTCTTAGGTGTAATATTTGCTTTTAGTAAAATAGGAGTATTGCTTGGAAATCCTAATATAGTCATAAGTAATAGAGTAATTGGCTACATGGTTTTAGTTATGACTGTATTATCAGCAGCTAAATTAGTTAAATTTAATACTTTTAGCCAATCAACCGAAGAATTTAAGAAGAAAGCAGCAGAAAGAATAGGAAATAAGATATTTGTTCCAGCTTTAACTCTTGCAGTGGTAGCCTTTCTAGTTGCTCAAATTTGGACAAAACAGCTAGGTTCACTAGTTGCTTTAGGCATAGCTGCCCTAATAGCAGCAGTAGTATCCCTAGTTATTACAAAGGGAAAACCATCAGAAATGGCTGAGGATGGAAGAAGGTTATTTGAAATAGTTGGGCCTGTAAGCATACTTCCACAACTACTTGCAGCACTTGGTGCAGTATTTACAGCTGCCGGTGTAGGAACAGTAATATCAAATGGAATTAAGACAGTAATTCCAGAAGGAAATCTTCTTATGGGAGTTATAGCATATTGTGTAGGTATGGCAGTATTTACAATGATAATGGGAAATGCATTTGCAGCTTTTGCAGTTATAACAGCAGGTATTGGAGTTCCATTTGTTATAGCTCAAGGAGGAAATCCAATAATAGTAGCAGCTCTTGGGTTAACAGCTGGCTTCTGTGGAACACTCCTAACCCCTATGGCCGCAAACTTTAATATAGTTCCTACAGCAATTCTAGAAATAAAGGATAAGAGATATGGGGTAATAAAATACCAGGCTCCTGTGGCTCTAACAATGCTTGTAATACACATTGCATTAATGTACTTATGGGCTTTCTAA
- a CDS encoding DUF969 domain-containing protein, whose amino-acid sequence MKLIGILIIIIGFIAKLDTIAVVVCAGIVTGLVSGLSFDQIMVTLGKAFVDNRSMSLFIISLPVIGILERYGLRERAAYLIGKLKSATFGRLTALYLVIRTFAAMFSLRLGGHVQFIRPLILPMAQGAAKAKHGEIGEEDKEKIKGLEAAVENYGNFFGQNFFVASGGILLIVGVMKGLNYNLEAVDLAKASLPIAIIIMVVGSIQFLYFDKKFDKKYNKKNALNKNNSKSL is encoded by the coding sequence ATCAAACTTATCGGTATTTTAATTATTATTATTGGCTTTATTGCAAAACTAGATACTATTGCTGTAGTTGTGTGTGCAGGAATAGTGACTGGACTTGTTTCTGGATTATCCTTTGATCAAATTATGGTTACTCTAGGAAAGGCATTTGTGGATAACAGATCAATGTCACTATTCATTATATCACTTCCTGTAATAGGGATACTTGAAAGATATGGACTTCGTGAGAGGGCTGCTTACCTAATAGGAAAGTTAAAATCAGCAACCTTTGGAAGGTTAACTGCATTATATCTTGTAATAAGAACATTTGCAGCAATGTTTAGCTTAAGATTAGGTGGACATGTTCAGTTTATAAGACCTCTTATACTTCCAATGGCTCAAGGCGCAGCTAAAGCTAAGCATGGCGAAATTGGTGAAGAAGACAAGGAAAAAATTAAAGGACTTGAAGCAGCAGTTGAAAATTACGGTAATTTCTTCGGTCAGAACTTTTTCGTTGCATCAGGTGGGATACTATTAATAGTTGGTGTTATGAAGGGATTAAATTATAATCTTGAGGCTGTAGATCTAGCCAAGGCTTCACTTCCAATAGCGATTATAATTATGGTAGTTGGTTCAATTCAGTTTTTATATTTTGATAAAAAGTTCGATAAGAAGTACAACAAGAAAAATGCTTTAAATAAAAATAATAGCAAGTCACTATAA
- the rpsJ gene encoding 30S ribosomal protein S10, whose protein sequence is MAKQKIRIRLKAFDHNILDQSAEKIVETAKSTGAKVAGPVPLPTEKDIITILRAPHKYKDSREQFEIRTHKRLIDILSPSPKTVDALMRLDLPAGVDIEIKL, encoded by the coding sequence ATGGCAAAACAAAAAATCAGAATTAGACTTAAGGCTTTTGATCACAATATATTAGATCAATCAGCTGAAAAAATCGTTGAAACTGCTAAATCCACAGGAGCTAAGGTGGCTGGACCGGTTCCACTACCAACAGAAAAAGATATTATAACAATCCTAAGAGCTCCACATAAGTATAAGGATTCAAGAGAGCAGTTCGAAATAAGAACTCATAAGAGACTGATAGACATACTTAGTCCATCACCAAAAACTGTTGATGCTCTAATGAGATTAGACCTGCCAGCAGGTGTTGATATTGAAATAAAACTATAA
- the rplC gene encoding 50S ribosomal protein L3 — translation MKKAILGKKLGMTQIFDENGKVVPVTVVEAGPCVVVQKKTVEKDGYDAIQVGFGDIRESLRNKPVKGHFAKAGVSLKRHVKELRLENASEYQVGQEIKADVFAAGEKIDVSGVSKGKGFQGTIKRWNAHRGPETHGSKFHRAVGSMGGSSDPSRTFKNKKLPGHMGNVNTTVLNLTVAKVMPEKNLILIKGGIPGPNKGLVVIRNSVKA, via the coding sequence ATGAAAAAGGCTATACTAGGTAAGAAACTTGGTATGACTCAAATATTTGATGAGAATGGAAAAGTGGTTCCAGTTACGGTTGTTGAAGCAGGTCCTTGTGTTGTAGTTCAGAAAAAGACTGTTGAAAAAGATGGTTATGATGCTATACAAGTAGGATTTGGAGACATAAGAGAATCATTAAGAAATAAGCCTGTCAAAGGTCACTTTGCAAAGGCTGGTGTTTCTCTAAAGAGACACGTTAAGGAATTAAGATTAGAGAATGCTAGTGAATATCAAGTGGGTCAAGAAATAAAGGCTGACGTGTTCGCTGCAGGAGAAAAGATAGATGTATCAGGAGTTTCCAAAGGTAAGGGATTCCAAGGTACTATAAAAAGATGGAATGCTCACAGAGGACCAGAAACACACGGTTCAAAGTTCCATAGAGCAGTAGGTTCCATGGGAGGATCATCTGACCCATCAAGAACCTTCAAGAATAAAAAATTGCCAGGTCACATGGGTAATGTTAATACAACAGTTTTAAACCTAACAGTTGCAAAGGTAATGCCAGAAAAAAATCTTATCCTTATAAAGGGTGGAATACCTGGACCAAACAAGGGTTTAGTTGTAATAAGAAACTCAGTGAAAGCTTAG
- the rplD gene encoding 50S ribosomal protein L4, translating to MPTVGLFNKEGQKVGDIQLAESVFGAPINAHAMHQVVVAQLANKRQGTQSTKTRAEVSGGGIKPWRQKGTGRARQGSTRSPQWIHGGIVFAPKPRDYSMATPKKMRRVAIKAALSSKVVDNNLIVLESLELAAPKTKEVVAMLNAFSAKKTLIVTAEVNENVYKSARNIEGVAVAPVNNINVYDLLKYEKVIVTKDAVSKIEEVYA from the coding sequence ATGCCTACAGTAGGATTATTTAATAAAGAAGGTCAAAAAGTTGGAGATATTCAACTAGCAGAAAGCGTATTTGGAGCTCCAATAAACGCTCATGCAATGCATCAAGTTGTAGTAGCACAGCTTGCTAATAAGAGACAAGGAACACAGTCTACTAAGACTAGAGCTGAAGTTTCTGGAGGTGGAATAAAGCCTTGGAGACAAAAGGGAACTGGTAGAGCAAGACAGGGTTCAACAAGATCACCACAATGGATTCATGGTGGTATCGTATTTGCTCCAAAGCCAAGAGATTACAGCATGGCAACTCCTAAGAAAATGAGAAGAGTAGCTATAAAAGCAGCTCTTTCATCAAAGGTTGTTGATAACAATCTAATAGTTCTAGAGAGTTTAGAATTAGCTGCTCCAAAAACTAAGGAAGTTGTTGCAATGCTTAATGCATTTAGTGCTAAGAAAACATTAATCGTAACTGCTGAAGTTAATGAAAATGTTTATAAGTCAGCAAGAAATATTGAAGGGGTAGCAGTTGCTCCAGTTAACAATATAAATGTTTATGACTTATTGAAGTATGAAAAAGTAATAGTTACAAAAGATGCTGTATCAAAGATTGAGGAGGTGTATGCATAA
- the rplW gene encoding 50S ribosomal protein L23, whose protein sequence is MKLTNYDIIRRPVITEKSMASMADKKYTFIVDVHANKTMVKKAVEEVFGVKVDEIKVMNILGKNKRVGVHFGKRPDYKKAVVKLTADSKTIEFFEGM, encoded by the coding sequence ATGAAGCTAACTAATTACGATATAATAAGAAGACCTGTTATAACAGAAAAGAGTATGGCTTCTATGGCAGACAAGAAATACACCTTCATAGTTGATGTTCATGCAAACAAGACTATGGTTAAAAAAGCTGTAGAAGAAGTATTTGGAGTTAAAGTTGATGAAATAAAGGTAATGAACATTCTTGGAAAGAACAAGAGAGTTGGAGTTCACTTTGGTAAGAGACCTGACTACAAGAAAGCTGTTGTTAAGCTTACAGCAGATAGCAAGACAATAGAGTTTTTCGAAGGAATGTAA
- the rplB gene encoding 50S ribosomal protein L2 — MAIKKFNPTTPSRRQMTMPTFEEITTDKPEKSLLVALKKKAGRNNQGKITVRHHGGGAKQSYRIIDFKRNKDGIPAKVSTVEYDPNRSAYIALVTYADGEKKYIIAPVGLKVGDVVVSGPDVDIKVGNTLPLKNIPVGTVIHNVELAVGKGAQLVRSAGTSAQLMAKEGDYATLRLPSGEMRYVRIECRATIGTVSNLTHEIVNLGNAGRKRHMGWRPTVRGSVMNPVDHPHGGGEGKSPIGHPGPLTPWGKPALGLKTRKHKKYSDRLIVKRRNTK; from the coding sequence ATGGCAATAAAGAAATTTAACCCTACCACACCTTCTAGAAGACAAATGACAATGCCTACATTTGAAGAGATAACAACTGATAAACCAGAGAAATCTCTTTTAGTAGCATTAAAGAAGAAGGCTGGTAGAAATAATCAAGGTAAGATAACTGTTAGACATCACGGTGGTGGTGCAAAGCAAAGTTATAGAATAATAGATTTTAAAAGAAATAAGGACGGTATCCCAGCAAAAGTTTCTACTGTTGAGTATGATCCAAACAGATCTGCTTATATAGCATTAGTAACTTATGCAGATGGAGAAAAGAAATACATCATTGCTCCAGTTGGTTTAAAAGTTGGAGACGTAGTAGTATCTGGTCCAGATGTTGATATAAAAGTAGGTAATACATTACCACTTAAGAACATACCAGTTGGTACAGTAATTCATAATGTAGAATTAGCAGTTGGCAAGGGTGCTCAGTTAGTAAGAAGTGCAGGAACATCTGCGCAGCTTATGGCTAAAGAAGGCGACTATGCAACTCTAAGACTTCCAAGTGGAGAAATGAGATATGTAAGAATCGAGTGCAGAGCCACTATTGGAACAGTTTCAAACTTAACACATGAAATTGTTAACCTAGGTAATGCAGGTAGAAAGAGACATATGGGTTGGAGACCTACTGTAAGAGGTTCTGTAATGAACCCTGTTGATCACCCACACGGTGGTGGAGAAGGTAAGTCACCAATAGGTCATCCAGGACCACTTACTCCATGGGGTAAGCCAGCACTTGGATTAAAGACTAGAAAGCATAAGAAATACTCAGACAGATTAATTGTTAAGAGAAGAAACACTAAATAA
- the rpsS gene encoding 30S ribosomal protein S19 translates to MSRSLKKGPFVHEGLLKKINEMNKAGEKKVIKTWSRSSTIFPQMIGHTIAVHDGRKHVPVYISEDMVGHKLGEFVVTRTYRGHVDRTEKKSGLR, encoded by the coding sequence GTGAGCAGATCATTAAAAAAAGGACCATTTGTCCACGAGGGTTTATTAAAGAAAATAAACGAAATGAACAAAGCTGGAGAAAAGAAAGTTATAAAGACTTGGTCTAGAAGCTCAACTATATTCCCACAAATGATAGGTCACACTATAGCAGTGCATGACGGAAGAAAGCACGTTCCTGTTTACATATCAGAAGATATGGTAGGACACAAGCTTGGGGAATTCGTTGTAACTAGAACTTATAGAGGTCACGTAGATAGAACAGAGAAGAAGTCTGGTTTAAGATAG
- the rplV gene encoding 50S ribosomal protein L22 yields the protein MEAKAIAKYVRMSPMKVGIVLDLIRDKNVNEAVAILQYTPKDAAAVVNKVLKSAVANAENNLNLDTARLYVAEAHVGHGPTLKRFRPHAQGRAFSIKKRTSHITLVVKERA from the coding sequence ATGGAAGCTAAAGCTATAGCTAAATACGTAAGAATGTCACCAATGAAAGTTGGGATAGTTCTTGATTTAATAAGAGATAAAAATGTTAACGAAGCTGTTGCTATATTACAATATACTCCAAAGGATGCTGCTGCAGTGGTGAATAAGGTGTTGAAATCAGCTGTAGCAAATGCAGAAAATAATCTAAACTTAGATACAGCTAGATTATATGTTGCAGAAGCACATGTAGGTCATGGACCAACATTAAAAAGATTTAGACCACATGCTCAAGGTAGAGCCTTCAGCATAAAGAAGAGAACAAGTCATATTACTCTAGTAGTTAAGGAAAGAGCTTAA
- the rpsC gene encoding 30S ribosomal protein S3, translated as MGQKVHPHGLRVGVIKDWDARWYADNKNFADNLIEDNKVREFVKKKLFQAGIAKIEIERAAKRVKLNIFTAKPGMVIGKGGSGIEELKKNVQTLVGDKTVLINIVEVKSAETDAQLMAENIAAQLEKRIAFRRAMKQTIQRAMRQGIKGVKTECSGRLGGAEIARSERYHEGTIPLHTLRADIDYGFAEADTTYGKIGVKVWVYKGEVLPVKKVKKEEANA; from the coding sequence GTGGGACAAAAAGTACATCCACACGGACTTAGAGTCGGTGTTATTAAGGATTGGGATGCAAGATGGTATGCAGATAACAAGAATTTTGCTGACAATCTTATAGAAGATAATAAAGTAAGAGAATTTGTAAAAAAGAAACTGTTCCAAGCTGGAATAGCTAAAATTGAAATTGAAAGAGCTGCTAAAAGAGTAAAGCTTAATATATTTACTGCTAAGCCAGGCATGGTAATAGGTAAGGGCGGTTCTGGAATAGAAGAACTAAAGAAGAATGTTCAAACTTTAGTTGGAGATAAGACAGTTCTTATCAACATAGTTGAAGTTAAGAGTGCTGAAACTGATGCTCAATTAATGGCTGAAAACATTGCTGCTCAATTAGAAAAGAGAATAGCTTTTAGAAGAGCTATGAAGCAAACAATTCAAAGGGCAATGAGACAAGGGATAAAGGGAGTTAAGACTGAATGTTCAGGAAGACTTGGCGGTGCTGAAATCGCAAGATCCGAAAGATATCATGAGGGTACAATTCCACTACACACCTTAAGAGCAGACATAGACTATGGATTTGCTGAAGCAGATACAACTTACGGAAAAATCGGAGTTAAGGTTTGGGTTTATAAAGGTGAAGTTCTTCCAGTAAAGAAAGTTAAAAAGGAAGAAGCAAACGCATAA
- the rplP gene encoding 50S ribosomal protein L16, whose translation MLMPKRVKHRKVQRGNMRGKATRGNFIAYGDFAIQATEPGWITSNQIESARIAINRHVKRGGKLWIKIFPDKPVTEKPAETRMGSGKGSPEFWVAVVKPGRVLFELSGVSEEVAREAMRLASHKLPVATKFVTRRDFEEMGGEINEG comes from the coding sequence ATGTTAATGCCTAAAAGAGTTAAACATCGTAAGGTTCAACGTGGCAACATGAGAGGTAAAGCTACAAGAGGTAACTTTATAGCTTATGGAGATTTCGCTATTCAAGCAACTGAACCAGGATGGATTACAAGCAATCAAATAGAATCAGCGAGAATTGCAATAAACAGACACGTAAAAAGAGGGGGAAAGCTTTGGATAAAGATTTTCCCAGATAAGCCAGTAACTGAAAAGCCAGCTGAAACACGTATGGGTTCCGGTAAGGGTTCACCAGAGTTCTGGGTAGCAGTAGTTAAACCAGGCAGAGTGTTATTCGAGTTATCAGGAGTATCAGAAGAGGTTGCTAGAGAAGCAATGAGACTAGCATCACACAAACTTCCAGTAGCAACTAAGTTTGTTACAAGAAGAGATTTTGAGGAAATGGGTGGTGAGATTAATGAAGGCTAA
- the rpmC gene encoding 50S ribosomal protein L29, protein MKANDLRDLRESTPQDLTDKLNGLKAELFNLRFQLATGQLENPMRIKEVKKSIAQIKTILREAELRAIKQ, encoded by the coding sequence ATGAAGGCTAATGATTTAAGAGATTTAAGAGAAAGTACTCCTCAAGATTTAACAGACAAATTAAACGGCCTAAAAGCTGAATTATTTAACTTAAGATTTCAGCTTGCTACAGGTCAGCTTGAAAATCCTATGAGAATTAAAGAAGTTAAAAAGTCTATAGCCCAAATTAAGACCATCCTTAGGGAAGCTGAGTTAAGGGCAATAAAGCAGTAA
- the rpsQ gene encoding 30S ribosomal protein S17: protein MERAMRKTRIGRVVSDKMDKTIVVAVETKVRHPLYGKTMNRTTKFKAHDENNEAKLNDRVLIMETRPLSKDKRWRLVQIVEKAK from the coding sequence GTGGAAAGAGCAATGAGAAAAACAAGAATAGGAAGAGTTGTTTCCGATAAGATGGATAAAACAATTGTAGTTGCAGTTGAAACTAAAGTTCGTCACCCATTATACGGAAAGACAATGAATAGAACTACAAAGTTTAAGGCTCACGATGAGAATAATGAAGCTAAGCTTAATGATAGAGTTTTAATAATGGAAACTAGACCATTATCAAAGGATAAGAGATGGAGACTAGTTCAAATAGTTGAGAAAGCTAAATAG
- the rplN gene encoding 50S ribosomal protein L14, which translates to MIQQQTMLKVADNTGAKEIMCIRVLGGSKRKYGNIGDVIVASVKSATPGGVVKKGDVVKAVIVRSVKGMRRADGSYIKFDENAAVVIKDDKQPKGTRIFGPVARELRDKEYTKILSLAPEVL; encoded by the coding sequence ATGATACAGCAACAAACAATGTTAAAGGTAGCTGATAACACTGGTGCTAAAGAGATTATGTGTATCAGAGTTTTAGGCGGATCAAAGAGAAAGTATGGTAACATTGGAGACGTAATAGTTGCTAGCGTTAAAAGTGCAACACCTGGCGGTGTTGTTAAAAAAGGTGACGTTGTAAAGGCAGTTATCGTTAGATCCGTTAAGGGAATGAGAAGAGCGGATGGTTCATATATAAAGTTTGATGAAAATGCAGCAGTTGTAATAAAAGATGATAAGCAGCCAAAGGGAACTCGTATCTTTGGGCCTGTGGCTAGGGAGCTAAGAGATAAGGAATATACAAAAATTCTTTCATTAGCGCCTGAAGTTCTATAA